In Hevea brasiliensis isolate MT/VB/25A 57/8 chromosome 13, ASM3005281v1, whole genome shotgun sequence, a single genomic region encodes these proteins:
- the LOC131172028 gene encoding pentatricopeptide repeat-containing protein At1g62930, chloroplastic-like — protein MSARRIFTTTERFFRFQLQTEIFFTSKPVGLWEARRPGIALEVFKNMCSHGQQPDKVTFSIILDGLCKQGYLDEALTLFKAMEKSRLKPDCVSFTILIDGMCKAGRLNDAKELFFRHFEKGLQPNVYTYSTIIKGLCKEGLLDEAYKVFRGMEKSGCVPNGCCYNVIIQGFLRHEDVAKATQLIDEMVDKGFSADATTFECFSPFFHTGNQCMLWFLSCKHFDLALVLQVQVLVLPYKNKELPLILHMIMTHQPAAENSRPLGAAGAAWGGWGLMGRLGPYGANGQSEKSVLLRLYI, from the exons ATGTCGGCGCGGAGGATTTTCACAACTACTGAGAGGTTCTTCCGCTTTCAACTGCAAACGGAAATATTTTTTACGAGTAAACCTGTT GGATTGTGGGAAGCAAGGCGACCTGGAATTGCACTAGAAGTTTTCAAGAACATGTGTTCTCATGGTCAGCAGCCAGATAAAGTGACTTTTTCAATCATTCTTGATGGCTTGTGCAAACAAGGGTATCTTGATGAGGCACTCACACTATTTAAAGCGATGGAAAAGAGTCGGTTGAAGCCTGATTGTGTGAGTTTTACGATTTTGATTGATGGTATGTGCAAAGCTGGGAGGCTTAATGATGCCAAAGAACTATTTTTTAGGCATTTTGAAAAAGGCTTACAGCCTAATGTTTATACATATAGTACAATAATAAAAGGCCTTTGCAAAGAAGGATTATTAGATGAAGCATACAAAGTTTTTAGAGGAATGGAAAAGAGTGGATGTGTACCAAATGGTTGCTGTTATAATGTGATTATTCAAGGGTTTCTCAGGCATGAGGATGTAGCAAAGGCAACACAGCTTATTGATGAAATGGTTGATAAAGGATTCTCTGCAGATGCCACCACCTTCGAAT GTTTTTCACCCTTTTTCCATACAGGAAATCAGTGCATGTTGTGGTTTTTATCTTGCAAGCATTTT GATCTAGCTCTTGTGCTTCAGGTGCAAGTCCTTGTTCTACCGTACAAGAACAAGGAACTGCCTTTGATTTTACATATGATAATG ACGCACCAACCTGCAGCTGAAAACTCTAGGCCGCTTGGGGCGGCTGGGGCCGCTTGGGGCGGCTGGGGCCTTATGGGGCGGCTGGGGCCTTATGGGGCTAATGGTCAATCAGAAAAGTCTGTTTTGCTTCGCCTCTACATTTGA